The Actinomycetota bacterium sequence TACAGATGAGAAAGCAATAGAAGTTGTAAAGATGGTTCTTCTTGGAGAAATTAATTCCAAAATTGTATCCTTTCTAAACAAGCATGGAAAAATTGCGGTAGGTATTTCGGGAAATGATGCAAATTTCATAGAATGCAGAAAAAAGCAGTTCAGGAAAGATGGCAGGGATGTTGAGCTTGGATATGTCGGTGAAATTATAAATATTGACTCGGATTTTTTAAACGAATTGCTTGACAGTGATTATATTCCTGTCATTGCCACTCTTGGCTCTGACAAGTATGGAAATATTTACAATATTAATGCTGATACATGCGCATGCGAAACCAGTTCAAAACTAAAGGCAAAAAAAATGATACTGCTTACTGATGTCGACGGCATAAAGATAAGCGAGAAAGGTTCAAAGGAATTAATATCCAGATTATCCATTAATGGTGCAAACAAGCTGATAAAGGAAAATGTAATAAGCAGCGGAATGATACCAAAGGTTAGGGCATGCATTGATGCTTTGAACAGCGGAGTCGAAAGAACGCACATACTTAACGGAAATCATCCTCATTCGATACTGATTGAAATATTTACCGACAAGGGCATCGGCACAATGATTGTGAAAGATTAATAAGAATGAAAGGCAAATAATTATGAGAGAAAATAGTAATAATATTTATTCAAGTAAAGATATATCAAAAAAGGGTGCCGATTTCCTGATGCACACTTATTCGAGGATGGATGTCGTTTTCAGTAAAGCAAAAATGCAGTACTTATGGGATATTGAAGGAAAGAAATATACGGATTTTACCTCAGGATACGGATGCCTGAATGTCGGGCATTCAAATCCGGCAGTAATTAAAGCATTAAAGGAGCAGATCGGTAAGATAATCCAGCCTTCCAATATTTTTTATAATATACCCCAGGTCGAACTTGCTGAAGAGCTTTGCAAATTATCAGGTTTTGGAGAGAAA is a genomic window containing:
- the argB gene encoding acetylglutamate kinase — encoded protein: MIIEKYCSNENINNKVYQDKAEILLEALPYIKEYFNKIVIVKLGGAIMEDDAGLSNVLNDIVLMKYVGIKVILLHGGGKQITRLMEEKNIEVKFCEGLRVTDEKAIEVVKMVLLGEINSKIVSFLNKHGKIAVGISGNDANFIECRKKQFRKDGRDVELGYVGEIINIDSDFLNELLDSDYIPVIATLGSDKYGNIYNINADTCACETSSKLKAKKMILLTDVDGIKISEKGSKELISRLSINGANKLIKENVISSGMIPKVRACIDALNSGVERTHILNGNHPHSILIEIFTDKGIGTMIVKD